A window from Carassius gibelio isolate Cgi1373 ecotype wild population from Czech Republic chromosome B3, carGib1.2-hapl.c, whole genome shotgun sequence encodes these proteins:
- the LOC127952838 gene encoding myeloid-associated differentiation marker-like, giving the protein MLHVDFRSLIQPIGIVRMVAVVLTCICFALAASAGIPTEAKSHWAWCMFCWCFCCFTTLLILILEFTNLNLNSKVPISWEDFTMAFAMLATLMMFTIAIIYPTFFASSSKSRQIGASAVSWLCFGLYAAEVWLVHKRPGETSGFLTTVPGLLKILETFVTCIIFMSLSPFEYRKSPGTEWCVAVYSLCFIFSLLIIFVTIAKLSSIFPFSFDYVVISFNILAVAMYATAVVIWPLYVFKNNSRPADCKNCTWDDLVVVTFMTVINFLVYIGDMAYSVKIVFFTQHVQE; this is encoded by the coding sequence ATGTTGCATGTGGATTTCAGATCACTGATTCAGCCTATTGGCATTGTTCGGATGGTGGCGGTGGTTCTGACATGCATCTGCTTTGCATTGGCGGCATCAGCGGGAATCCCGACTGAAGCCAAGTCCCATTGGGCTTGGTGCATGTTCTGCTGGTGCTTCTGCTGTTTCACAACCCTCCTGATCCTCATTTTGGAGTTTACCAACCTGAACCTGAACAGCAAAGTGCCCATTTCCTGGGAAGACTTCACCATGGCTTTTGCTATGTTGGCTACACTTATGATGTTCACCATTGCGATCATATACCCCACGTTCTTCGCCAGCTCCTCCAAATCCAGGCAGATCGGGGCGTCTGCGGTGTCCTGGTTGTGTTTCGGGCTGTACGCCGCCGAGGTCTGGTTGGTCCACAAAAGGCCTGGTGAAACGAGCGGCTTCCTCACCACCGTTCCCGGTCTCCTCAAGATCCTGGAGACATTCGTCACATGCATCATATTTATGTCTTTGAGCCCCTTCGAATATAGGAAGTCTCCGGGAACAGAGTGGTGTGTGGCCGTCTACTCCTTATGCTTCATTTTTTCACTGCTGATTATTTTCGTCACCATCGCCAAACTGTCTTCCATCTTTCCGTTTTCTTTCGACTATGTGGTCATTAGCTTCAACATCCTGGCTGTGGCTATGTACGCAACTGCTGTTGTTATCTGGCCGctgtatgtatttaaaaataactcACGTCCAGCAGATTGTAAAAACTGTACGTGGGATGATCTGGTGGTGGTGACCTTCATGACCGTCATTAACTTCTTAGTATACATTGGAGATATGGCCTACTCTGTTAAAATAGTATTCTTTACCCAACATGTGCAAGAGTAA
- the LOC127952844 gene encoding uncharacterized protein LOC127952844 isoform X2: MNKTSKAIHEASRPDWLLYTVPASAFLIGIVVFTYICKTQRPRNSRLPTKQRTNTTGHFATHTDNGYIKSGAQRCMESSENNKKDETQSYENVEAAIYSNQDKVTYYVSADEDYLTPDAIGEEEAVGPQKHHNTLQMPSNLTTTDGESYENMVECLYAQPRKQTQKLRHSTVNDDYINPDEDGKQDTDYINSKQQPMAPWRMIHMRR; the protein is encoded by the exons ATGAACAAAACAAGCAAGGCCATCCATGAAG CATCTCGACCTGATTGGTTGCTCTACACAGTTCCAGCTTCAGCCTTTCTGATTGGAATTGTTGTGTTCACATACATCTGCAAAACACAGCGTCCCAGGAACAGCAGAT TGCCCACAAAGCAGAGGACAAACACAACTGGACATTTTGCCACACACACTGACAATGG GTACATTAAGAGCGGTGCTCAGAGGTGTATGGAGAGCTCTGAAAACAACAAGAAGG ATGAGACGCAGTCATATGAGAATGTAGAAGCAGCTATCTACAGCAATCAAGACAAAGTCACATACTATGTTTCTGCAGATGAAG ATTATCTTACCCCAGATGCAATTGGGGAAGAGGAAGCTGTGGGGCCACAGAAACATCACAACACCCTACAAATGCCTAGCAATCTGACAACTACGG ATGGAGAGTCGTATGAGAATATGGTGGAGTGTTTATATGCTCAGCCTCGCAAACAGACACAGAAGCTCCGACACTCCACTGTAAACGACG ATTACATAAATCCTGATGAAGATGGAAAACAAGACACTG ACTACATAAATAGTAAACAGCAGCCCATGGCACCATGGAGGatg ATTCATATGAGAAGATGA
- the LOC127952844 gene encoding uncharacterized protein LOC127952844 isoform X3: protein MNKTSKAIHEASRPDWLLYTVPASAFLIGIVVFTYICKTQRPRNSRLPTKQRTNTTGHFATHTDNGYIKSGAQRCMESSENNKKDETQSYENVEAAIYSNQDKVTYYVSADEDYLTPDAIGEEEAVGPQKHHNTLQMPSNLTTTDGESYENMVECLYAQPRKQTQKLRHSTVNDDYINPDEDGKQDTDYINSKQQPMAPWRMIHMRR from the exons ATGAACAAAACAAGCAAGGCCATCCATGAAG CATCTCGACCTGATTGGTTGCTCTACACAGTTCCAGCTTCAGCCTTTCTGATTGGAATTGTTGTGTTCACATACATCTGCAAAACACAGCGTCCCAGGAACAGCAGAT TGCCCACAAAGCAGAGGACAAACACAACTGGACATTTTGCCACACACACTGACAATGG GTACATTAAGAGCGGTGCTCAGAGGTGTATGGAGAGCTCTGAAAACAACAAGAAGG ATGAGACGCAGTCATATGAGAATGTAGAAGCAGCTATCTACAGCAATCAAGACAAAGTCACATACTATGTTTCTGCAGATGAAG ATTATCTTACCCCAGATGCAATTGGGGAAGAGGAAGCTGTGGGGCCACAGAAACATCACAACACCCTACAAATGCCTAGCAATCTGACAACTACGG ATGGAGAGTCGTATGAGAATATGGTGGAGTGTTTATATGCTCAGCCTCGCAAACAGACACAGAAGCTCCGACACTCCACTGTAAACGACG ACTACATAAATCCTGATGAAGATGGAAAACAAGACACTG ACTACATAAATAGTAAACAGCAGCCCATGGCACCATGGAGGatg ATTCATATGAGAAGATGA
- the LOC127952830 gene encoding N-acetylglucosamine-6-phosphate deacetylase — translation MPSNKSVSDAPITQFVNCRILKDHKLQWEDLWVREGKILNPEKLFFDEEGFADHKVDCEDNIIAPGFIDVQINGGYGIDFSQASSDIRGGVALVAKKILEHGVTSFCPTLVTSPPDIYHKVIPEVKAQDGGPEGAGVLGIHLEGPFISEEKRGAHPPKFLRTFKAGGVADLMETYGHLDNVAMVTLAPELANSAAAIRELSGRGIAVSLGHSMADVSQAEEAVQHGATFITHLFNAMLPFHHRDPGIVGLLTSDRVPPGRTVYYGMIADGIHTHPAALRIAHRANPAGLVLVTDAVMAMGLPPGRHTLGQQQIDIQGLHAYVLGTKTLSGSIATMDMCVRHFREASGCTVEAALEAASLHPAQMLGISHRKGTLEYGTDADFVVLDDTLTVRETYIAGQQVWRK, via the exons ATGCCGTCCAATAAGAGTGTTTCAGATGCCCCGATCACACAGTTTGTGAACTGCAGGATACTGAAGGATCACAAGCTGCAATG ggAAGACCTGTGGGTCCGTGAGGGCAAGATTTTGAACCCGGAGAAGCTGTTCTTCGATGAGGAGGGTTTTGCGGATCACAAAGTTGACTGCGAGGATAACATCATTGCACCTGGATTCATAGATGTACAGATAAATG GTGGATATGGCATCGACTTCTCCCAGGCCAGCAGTGACATCagaggaggcgtggctttggtGGCCAAAAAGATTCTAGAACACGGTGTCACTTCCTTTTGCCCGACCCTTGTCACGTCTCCACCAGACATATACCATAAG GTCATTCCTGAGGTCAAAGCTCAGGACGGAGGACCGGAGggggcaggagttttag GTATTCATCTGGAGGGGCCATTCATCAGTGAAGAGAAGAGAGGCGCTCACCCTCCGAAGTTCCTCCGCACTTTTAAAGCAGGTGGCGTGGCCGACCTGATGGAGACTTATGGGCACCTGGACAATGTAGCCATGGTAACCCTCGCACCAGAACTAGCCAATAGCGCGGCAGCAATCCGTGAACTGTCAGGAAGAGGCATTGCAGTGTCACTCG GTCACTCTATGGCTGATGTCTCTCAGGCTGAAGAGGCTGTGCAGCATGGAGCCACATtcattacacatttatttaatgccatgttgCCT ttTCATCATCGAGACCCGGGCATTGTGGGATTGCTCACAAGTGATCGTGTTCCACCAGGTCGGACGGTTTACTACGGTATGATCGCAGACGGGATACACACACACCCTGCAGCGCTGCGCATCGCACACAGAGCCAATCCCGCAG GGTTGGTGTTGGTCACTGACGCTGTGATGGCAATGGGTCTTCCTCCTGGTCGACACACACTCGGACAGCAGCAGATAGACATCCAGGGGCTTCACGCTTATGTCTTAG GCACTAAAACTTTGAGTGGCAGCATTGCGACCATGGACATGTGTGTGAGACACTTCAGAGAGGCATCAG gttgTACAGTAGAAGCTGCATTAGAAGCTGCATCGCTGCATCCTGCTCAGATGCTGGGCATCAGTCACAGGAAGGGAACGCTGGAGTATGGCACTGATGCAG ATTTTGTAGTGCTCGATGACACACTGACAGTCAGGGAAACCTACATTGCTGGACAGCAGGTCtggaggaagtga
- the LOC127952839 gene encoding myeloid-associated differentiation marker homolog: MVTLNTQSLTSPVGIIRLFEFTLTLITFSLVASEGHDSSSFWAWCTFTWFFCCFITLLIIILEFTSLNTKVPISWDDFTTAFAMLSTLMLLAASVIYPTFYVTSRHSVRIAATVISCVCFCLYLAEVGLTRAKPGEVSGFLSTVPGLLKVLEAFVACIIFISLNYTFYSWFPGLQWCVAVYSFCFIIALLIIILTIGKLMSRIPIPLNKCLMGYNILAVLMYLTAVVIWPIYSFQNNPRPPGCFACYWDNMAVVSFMTCINLIVYIVDTVYSVRLVFVSPA; the protein is encoded by the coding sequence ATGGTAACCCTGAACACTCAATCTCTCACCTCGCCGGTGGGAATAATCCGCCTCTTTGAGTTCACACTAACGCTCATTACCTTCAGCCTGGTGGCTTCTGAAGGCCACGACAGCTCTTCGTTCTGGGCCTGGTGCACGTTCACCTGGTTCTTCTGCTGTTTCATAaccctcctcatcatcatcctggAGTTCACCAGCCTCAACACCAAGGTGCCCATTTCTTGGGACGACTTCACAACGGCTTTTGCGATGTTGTCCACGCTTATGCTGTTGGCCGCTTCGGTCATCTACCCCACGTTTTACGTGACCTCCAGACATTCGGTCAGGATCGCAGCCACAGTGATCTCCTGTGTGTGCTTCTGCCTGTACTTAGCCGAGGTGGGACTGACCCGAGCCAAACCCGGGGAGGTCAGCGGGTTCCTGTCCACCGTGCCGGGCTTGCTGAAGGTCCTGGAGGCGTTCGTGGCCTGCATCATCTTTATCTCTCTGAATTATACCTTTTATAGCTGGTTCCCTGGGCTCCAGTGGTGTGTGGCCGTCTACTCGTTCTGCTTCATCATCGctctcctcatcatcatcctcaccaTCGGCAAGTTGATGTCTCGAATCCCCATCCCGCTGAACAAATGTCTGATGGGGTACAACATACTGGCGGTTTTAATGTACCTCACGGCCGTGGTGATATGGCCTATCTACAGTTTCCAGAACAATCCAAGACCACCAGGCTGCTTCGCCTGTTACTGGGATAACATGGCTGTTGTGTCCTTCATGACTTGCATCAATCTGATCGTCTACATCGTGGATACGGTTTACTCGGTGCGTCTGGTGTTTGTTTCACCTGCCTAG
- the LOC127952844 gene encoding uncharacterized protein LOC127952844 isoform X1 codes for MNKTSKAIHEASRPDWLLYTVPASAFLIGIVVFTYICKTQRPRNSRLPTKQRTNTTGHFATHTDNGYIKSGAQRCMESSENNKKDETQSYENVEAAIYSNQDKVTYYVSADEDYLTPDAIGEEEAVGPQKHHNTLQMPSNLTTTDGESYENMVECLYAQPRKQTQKLRHSTVNDDYINPDEDGKQDTDYINPDEDGKQDTDYINSKQQPMAPWRMIHMRR; via the exons ATGAACAAAACAAGCAAGGCCATCCATGAAG CATCTCGACCTGATTGGTTGCTCTACACAGTTCCAGCTTCAGCCTTTCTGATTGGAATTGTTGTGTTCACATACATCTGCAAAACACAGCGTCCCAGGAACAGCAGAT TGCCCACAAAGCAGAGGACAAACACAACTGGACATTTTGCCACACACACTGACAATGG GTACATTAAGAGCGGTGCTCAGAGGTGTATGGAGAGCTCTGAAAACAACAAGAAGG ATGAGACGCAGTCATATGAGAATGTAGAAGCAGCTATCTACAGCAATCAAGACAAAGTCACATACTATGTTTCTGCAGATGAAG ATTATCTTACCCCAGATGCAATTGGGGAAGAGGAAGCTGTGGGGCCACAGAAACATCACAACACCCTACAAATGCCTAGCAATCTGACAACTACGG ATGGAGAGTCGTATGAGAATATGGTGGAGTGTTTATATGCTCAGCCTCGCAAACAGACACAGAAGCTCCGACACTCCACTGTAAACGACG ATTACATAAATCCTGATGAAGATGGAAAACAAGACACTG ACTACATAAATCCTGATGAAGATGGAAAACAAGACACTG ACTACATAAATAGTAAACAGCAGCCCATGGCACCATGGAGGatg ATTCATATGAGAAGATGA